From Pontibacter actiniarum, a single genomic window includes:
- a CDS encoding RDD family protein, with protein MQLYAQDEENTPLTLAYASFWTRLAAFFIDALIMSLVMAVVLSVLGLPLAPELDDIENRLKMNGISAFIGWLYYAGFESSAKQATLGKQMLGIFVTDSDGYRISFARASGRYFGKMLSGLILLIGYLMAAFTARRQALHDKLANTLVLQHPGNQQA; from the coding sequence ATGCAACTTTACGCACAAGACGAAGAAAATACCCCGCTTACCCTTGCCTACGCCAGCTTCTGGACACGACTGGCGGCCTTTTTTATTGATGCCCTCATTATGTCGCTGGTCATGGCCGTGGTCCTCTCTGTACTGGGCCTGCCGCTGGCGCCGGAGCTGGACGACATAGAGAACCGCCTGAAAATGAACGGCATCAGCGCGTTTATTGGCTGGCTTTACTATGCCGGCTTTGAGAGTTCAGCCAAACAGGCCACACTGGGCAAGCAGATGCTCGGTATTTTTGTAACAGACAGCGACGGCTACCGCATTTCCTTTGCCCGTGCCTCCGGCCGCTATTTCGGGAAAATGCTCTCGGGCCTTATTCTCCTCATCGGCTACCTGATGGCTGCCTTTACCGCACGCCGCCAGGCCCTGCACGACAAACTGGCGAATACGCTCGTGCTGCAGCACCCGGGAAACCAGCAAGCCTAG
- a CDS encoding RDD family protein, whose amino-acid sequence MQTTYTQSKNKAALADLGTRLMAFSLDVLLLLTLVAVTDFYTFSSNEQALLLKPERLLHLLLAWLYFAGTETCACQGTLGKHLMNLRVTDAAGDRLTIKAATIRFFARPVSALMLLFRFLTDSAYDSRRTFHDRLADSQVVER is encoded by the coding sequence ATGCAAACGACCTATACCCAGAGTAAGAACAAAGCAGCACTTGCAGACCTAGGCACGCGCCTGATGGCTTTTTCGCTCGATGTGCTGCTCCTGCTCACCCTGGTAGCAGTCACTGACTTCTACACCTTTAGCAGCAACGAACAGGCGCTGCTTCTTAAGCCGGAGCGCCTGCTGCACCTGCTGCTTGCCTGGCTATACTTTGCAGGCACTGAAACCTGCGCCTGCCAGGGCACCCTGGGCAAGCACCTCATGAACCTGCGTGTAACCGACGCGGCCGGCGACCGCCTCACCATTAAAGCGGCCACCATTCGCTTTTTCGCCAGGCCTGTTTCGGCCCTTATGCTGCTCTTCCGGTTCCTGACAGACTCCGCCTACGACTCCCGCCGCACTTTCCATGACCGCCTGGCCGACTCACAGGTGGTAGAGCGCTAG
- a CDS encoding DUF389 domain-containing protein, producing MRRLTIRVKEGQGEEIRKIAEEHQGKNLMVQSMAEGELVTVHLNNQLVSKFIDSIGQYEDAEINLIPRGVITLYPPKGSAPDQVTDVSNRSPIEIFLGGLQSVGSKTGLIIYSIAGGILVWVGFYTNTSYLLVAAMLVSPFAGPAMNAALGAAAGKMGLLRQSLQRYFMAIGAAILTTYLISLVMNHQHATTLMVSVSHISVVTFLLPLAAGVAGAVNLIQSERDSLVSGAAVGMLVAASLAPPTGLIGMSLNFGNWQLIRSGVFLLIFQLAVIQLSAATVFRLLGNVTVKGVRFATGKEYVFKLSLGLSAVVIAGMLYWQFSNQPALQKASLSTRITEVMRSELNKLEGIETIEVSARFTRGTLPDLNPVICELYLYNRNDSLTDEQAKQLIQDILYKRIKAKNWKADPMFNITMLDYQGKPAKK from the coding sequence ATGCGCAGGTTAACGATAAGAGTAAAGGAAGGACAAGGCGAAGAGATAAGAAAAATTGCAGAAGAGCACCAGGGCAAGAACCTGATGGTGCAGTCGATGGCAGAGGGGGAACTGGTAACAGTACACCTGAATAACCAGCTGGTTAGCAAGTTTATTGATAGTATAGGCCAGTACGAAGATGCGGAGATCAACCTTATACCCCGTGGCGTGATAACCCTGTATCCCCCAAAGGGAAGTGCGCCAGACCAGGTGACGGACGTCTCCAACCGAAGCCCGATCGAGATCTTTCTGGGAGGCCTGCAAAGCGTGGGCTCTAAAACCGGCTTGATCATTTATTCTATTGCGGGAGGCATTCTGGTGTGGGTTGGGTTTTACACAAACACAAGCTACCTGCTGGTGGCTGCCATGCTGGTCTCCCCGTTTGCCGGCCCTGCTATGAATGCAGCTTTAGGGGCAGCAGCGGGCAAAATGGGCCTGCTCAGGCAGAGCCTGCAGCGCTACTTTATGGCCATTGGGGCGGCCATCCTCACCACCTATCTCATTTCATTGGTTATGAACCACCAGCACGCCACCACGCTGATGGTAAGTGTGAGCCATATCTCTGTCGTTACCTTTCTGCTTCCGTTGGCGGCAGGAGTGGCAGGGGCCGTAAACCTGATACAGTCCGAGCGCGACAGCCTGGTGTCAGGTGCGGCAGTGGGTATGCTGGTGGCTGCTTCGCTGGCGCCTCCTACAGGCCTGATAGGCATGTCGCTTAACTTCGGCAACTGGCAACTGATCCGTAGCGGCGTTTTTCTGTTAATCTTTCAGTTGGCGGTCATCCAGCTCTCAGCAGCCACCGTGTTCAGGCTGCTGGGTAATGTAACGGTAAAAGGCGTGCGCTTCGCCACAGGTAAGGAGTATGTGTTTAAGCTTTCGCTGGGCTTATCGGCTGTGGTTATAGCCGGGATGCTTTACTGGCAGTTCTCGAACCAGCCTGCCTTGCAGAAAGCCAGCCTCAGCACCCGAATTACGGAGGTGATGCGTTCAGAGCTGAATAAGCTGGAGGGCATAGAGACCATCGAAGTAAGTGCCCGGTTTACACGCGGCACGCTGCCTGATTTAAACCCGGTTATCTGCGAGCTTTACCTTTACAACCGAAACGACTCCTTAACTGATGAGCAGGCAAAGCAGCTGATTCAGGATATACTGTACAAGCGTATCAAAGCCAAGAACTGGAAAGCAGACCCGATGTTCAACATCACCATGCTGGACTACCAGGGAAAACCCGCGAAAAAGTAA
- a CDS encoding SixA phosphatase family protein, translating to MKRTLLRQVWLLLLLLTAAACRQSPGGQEGSVAVVNPVDNNAQPTVVYLVRHAEKDISNPSEQDPDLTPGGLARAEALRDLLEEQEIAALYTTKYKRNRSTLQPLAEAEGLQMKVYEAHSFNSLKDTILKDHAGQTVVVVGHSNTVLPIIEEFGAKRPVPDISETQYDYLFKVTVLPDGTATVVTVNYGVASR from the coding sequence ATGAAAAGAACTTTACTTCGACAGGTATGGCTCCTGTTGCTGCTGTTAACTGCTGCGGCCTGTCGTCAGTCGCCTGGCGGGCAGGAGGGGAGCGTCGCCGTTGTTAACCCTGTTGACAACAACGCCCAACCTACGGTGGTGTACCTGGTGCGCCATGCCGAGAAAGACATCTCTAACCCATCAGAACAAGACCCGGACCTGACGCCGGGAGGGCTGGCACGGGCGGAGGCGCTGCGCGACCTGCTGGAGGAGCAGGAGATCGCCGCCCTCTACACCACCAAGTATAAGCGCAACCGGAGCACGCTTCAGCCTTTAGCTGAGGCAGAGGGGCTGCAGATGAAGGTGTATGAGGCGCATAGCTTCAACAGCCTGAAAGACACCATCCTGAAAGACCACGCGGGGCAGACGGTAGTAGTGGTTGGGCACTCCAACACGGTTTTGCCTATTATTGAGGAGTTTGGGGCAAAGCGCCCGGTGCCGGACATCTCGGAGACACAGTACGACTACCTCTTTAAAGTAACCGTTCTGCCGGACGGCACCGCGACGGTAGTAACAGTTAACTACGGGGTAGCGAGCCGCTAA
- a CDS encoding tetratricopeptide repeat protein, which produces MISFSKKLLLCATVLLTGFSALAQHPDEVAAIRQRLQPERKAALASAQSPAAKAERLLELGEWQAAERLLQEATPDHRVWLAQARLAILQNKFKQAEALVQQVMEQEPQNREALLLQSKLQVQAWELNKAKATLQHLFRQKPEDEAAALALGRILMLEKKYDQALAWAKKVQQWNPRNAQAYLLESDVHFWNQKPELAEQPLINSLTLDPFNADARFNYGYAIWRRVDATQLNAMAGQWELALALNPLHYVTHWHWGNGHTNLTYADYAQPEDEEVRQALKPADKLLSENKLREALKEIALVQQRYKSSVLPAMLRGSAYYMAFGTDRQTRLDSAQAIFQRILQKKKHYGPAHNALAAVIKQKQLTYLHNYDSLQQVVQQTVIRDPENFARVFPDVAYYPGKEVQQMVWSQLYESIVYFPFLSKQGEKFVIPPLHQDLTIAMGSPYFRQATTFDNRQWMDIRGVGSGAAGIEYVVRGSHLERNVVLHEYVHLFHQSVFTDAEKREVRRLYHQAMAQHRTLDYYSANNEHEYLAQTYPAYFEPGKVHPLNHKSINTTADLKAKDPELYTFLDGLVKRQQAYLAGDEQAMASNWAQVYLNLAEQAQRQKDFSKATLYLDSALTWDESYVPALLTYVGVKQQQKDFKPAQAWLERAKSINPSYAPVYVAEAGLLEAMKRKGRLNAHEALMRQMALYRKAAGLEDDLLVLAHINEQYRAFYVDYGMVPEAIAVAEAYVAQAPAVSTYLRDRRDEALAYANWLKGTTRITPEAGQELARLVALKPQHYELRKQYADVLAAQGNYKAAYETLEEAQRILAASGAPRADYMVRMAAYQLALGSKNAARTAVQPLLEESVCLPEQELYLLAPVLAELGEAERAKKVLKQLPKSQTVVEQANIVSARGRVLEAKGKATAAIRLYKHSLLLYPYQMEVRQRLVRMLREKGRQQDAENVEQAGEQLVHA; this is translated from the coding sequence ATGATATCCTTCTCAAAGAAGCTCTTGCTTTGTGCCACCGTTCTGCTGACCGGTTTCTCTGCCCTTGCCCAACACCCGGATGAGGTAGCTGCTATACGCCAACGGCTGCAGCCGGAGCGTAAGGCGGCTTTAGCATCAGCGCAGAGCCCTGCCGCAAAAGCAGAGCGGCTGCTGGAACTGGGCGAGTGGCAGGCGGCTGAAAGGCTGTTACAGGAGGCAACGCCTGACCACCGGGTTTGGCTGGCGCAGGCCAGGCTGGCTATACTTCAGAATAAGTTTAAGCAGGCCGAGGCCCTGGTGCAGCAGGTAATGGAGCAGGAACCCCAAAACAGGGAGGCGCTGCTGCTGCAAAGCAAGCTGCAGGTGCAGGCCTGGGAGCTAAACAAAGCCAAAGCCACCCTGCAGCACCTGTTCCGGCAGAAGCCGGAAGACGAGGCGGCTGCGCTGGCACTGGGCCGTATCCTGATGCTGGAGAAGAAGTATGACCAGGCGCTGGCGTGGGCCAAAAAAGTACAGCAATGGAACCCCAGGAATGCCCAGGCATACCTGCTGGAGTCGGATGTGCATTTCTGGAACCAGAAGCCGGAGCTGGCCGAGCAGCCGCTTATCAACAGCCTGACCCTTGACCCCTTTAACGCCGACGCCCGCTTTAACTATGGCTATGCCATCTGGCGCAGAGTGGACGCTACGCAGCTGAATGCTATGGCTGGCCAGTGGGAGCTGGCGCTGGCGCTGAACCCGCTGCACTACGTAACGCACTGGCACTGGGGCAACGGCCACACCAACCTTACCTATGCCGATTATGCGCAGCCGGAGGATGAGGAAGTGCGCCAGGCGCTGAAGCCGGCAGACAAGCTACTCTCAGAAAACAAGCTGCGGGAGGCCCTGAAAGAGATCGCGCTTGTACAGCAAAGGTATAAAAGCTCGGTTCTGCCGGCCATGCTTCGTGGCTCAGCCTACTACATGGCCTTCGGCACGGACCGCCAGACCCGCCTTGACTCGGCGCAGGCGATTTTCCAGCGGATCCTCCAAAAGAAGAAACACTACGGCCCGGCCCACAACGCCCTGGCGGCTGTTATCAAGCAAAAGCAGCTGACGTACCTGCACAACTATGACTCGCTGCAGCAGGTAGTGCAGCAGACGGTGATCCGGGACCCGGAGAACTTTGCCAGGGTCTTCCCGGATGTGGCTTACTACCCGGGCAAGGAGGTGCAGCAAATGGTGTGGTCGCAGCTGTATGAGAGCATTGTATACTTCCCGTTCCTGTCTAAGCAAGGGGAGAAGTTCGTGATTCCGCCCCTGCACCAGGACCTGACCATCGCGATGGGCTCGCCGTACTTCCGGCAGGCTACCACGTTTGATAACCGCCAGTGGATGGATATCCGGGGGGTGGGCAGCGGGGCAGCGGGCATAGAGTACGTGGTGCGGGGCTCGCACCTGGAGCGTAATGTGGTGCTGCATGAGTACGTGCACCTCTTTCACCAGAGCGTGTTTACGGACGCAGAGAAGCGGGAGGTCCGTCGGCTGTACCACCAGGCCATGGCGCAGCACCGCACCTTAGACTATTACTCCGCCAACAACGAGCACGAGTACCTGGCCCAGACTTACCCGGCGTACTTTGAGCCGGGAAAGGTGCACCCGCTCAACCATAAATCCATTAACACCACTGCCGACCTGAAAGCCAAAGACCCCGAGCTGTATACTTTTCTGGACGGACTGGTAAAGCGGCAGCAAGCCTACCTGGCAGGCGATGAGCAGGCCATGGCCAGCAACTGGGCACAGGTGTACCTGAACCTGGCAGAGCAGGCGCAGAGGCAGAAAGATTTCTCCAAAGCAACTTTATACTTGGATAGCGCCCTTACCTGGGACGAAAGCTATGTGCCCGCCCTGCTTACCTACGTGGGGGTAAAGCAGCAGCAAAAAGATTTTAAGCCGGCACAGGCGTGGCTGGAACGCGCCAAAAGCATCAACCCGTCCTATGCCCCTGTATATGTGGCGGAGGCCGGGCTGCTGGAGGCCATGAAACGCAAAGGCAGGCTGAACGCCCATGAAGCCCTGATGCGGCAGATGGCGCTGTACAGAAAGGCGGCGGGCCTGGAGGATGACCTGCTGGTACTGGCCCACATTAACGAGCAGTACCGGGCGTTTTATGTTGACTACGGCATGGTGCCGGAGGCCATTGCGGTGGCGGAGGCCTACGTCGCGCAGGCCCCCGCCGTCTCCACCTACCTTCGCGACCGGCGCGACGAGGCCCTTGCCTATGCCAACTGGCTGAAGGGAACGACCCGGATTACCCCGGAGGCGGGGCAGGAACTGGCCAGGCTGGTGGCGTTAAAGCCGCAGCACTATGAGCTGCGCAAGCAGTATGCGGATGTGCTGGCGGCACAGGGCAATTATAAAGCGGCTTATGAGACACTGGAGGAGGCGCAGCGCATTCTGGCAGCCTCCGGAGCGCCACGCGCCGACTACATGGTGCGGATGGCAGCCTACCAACTGGCACTGGGTAGCAAAAACGCCGCCCGTACCGCTGTACAACCGCTGCTGGAGGAGAGTGTATGCCTGCCGGAGCAGGAGCTGTACTTGCTGGCGCCGGTGCTGGCCGAGCTGGGAGAGGCGGAACGCGCCAAAAAGGTGCTCAAGCAGTTGCCGAAATCGCAAACGGTGGTAGAGCAAGCCAACATTGTGAGTGCCAGGGGGCGTGTGCTGGAGGCGAAGGGCAAGGCGACCGCAGCTATCCGGTTATACAAGCATTCGCTGCTGCTGTACCCTTACCAGATGGAGGTGCGCCAGCGCCTGGTGCGCATGCTCCGGGAAAAGGGCCGCCAGCAGGACGCCGAAAACGTGGAGCAGGCCGGCGAGCAGCTGGTGCACGCTTAA
- a CDS encoding sensor histidine kinase, translating to MDEHPVRLLHKTTLLYLLATTLILAAAGVTLMLVIRKLVDDEINEELRLQLDLETEQIATGRIPNNPMSTVELVPDNFTLAEEFGDSLLYDRVQDLDEEYKYLRKTEVINGQNYRITVMDSHVGWEEFSKTISWVFAGMALLLIVAGAVINYMAARTIWKPFFQNLNTLKQFTLSTPKPVQLKRSNIQEFEELRNVLEEMTRSSWQEYTSLREFTENASHETQTPLAIIRSKLDRLSQYPVSEEMAAHIVHAKSGVERLSRMNKNLLLLAKLENNAFTEKQELDFRQVVIGQAEQMEELFTLRELQLSLNCEPVTVRANLFLVETLVSNLLANALRYTPQHGSVEMELNATAFTVRNSGPEAKLPQEQLFKRFKKGEQNSASNGLGLAIVQEIGKAHGWQVTYTYQQAQHRFSVRF from the coding sequence ATGGACGAACACCCCGTGAGGCTGCTGCATAAAACAACGCTGCTGTACCTGCTGGCCACCACCCTCATCCTGGCTGCCGCAGGTGTTACCCTGATGCTGGTGATCCGGAAACTGGTGGATGATGAGATAAACGAGGAGCTGCGCCTGCAGCTGGACCTGGAAACAGAGCAGATCGCCACCGGCCGGATACCCAACAACCCCATGAGCACCGTTGAGCTGGTGCCGGACAACTTTACCCTTGCCGAGGAGTTTGGTGACTCTTTACTGTACGACCGTGTGCAGGACCTGGATGAGGAGTACAAGTATCTCCGGAAAACAGAGGTCATCAACGGGCAGAACTACCGCATCACCGTTATGGATTCTCATGTAGGCTGGGAGGAATTCTCCAAAACCATCTCCTGGGTTTTTGCAGGCATGGCACTGCTGCTTATAGTGGCGGGCGCGGTGATCAACTACATGGCGGCCCGTACCATCTGGAAGCCTTTTTTTCAGAACCTGAACACCCTCAAGCAGTTTACGCTAAGCACCCCAAAGCCCGTGCAGCTGAAGCGCTCCAACATACAGGAGTTTGAGGAGCTCCGGAACGTGCTGGAGGAAATGACCCGCAGCAGCTGGCAGGAGTATACTTCCCTGCGCGAGTTCACGGAGAACGCCTCACACGAAACGCAGACGCCCCTGGCCATCATCCGCTCCAAGCTAGACAGGTTAAGCCAGTACCCGGTGTCCGAGGAGATGGCGGCGCACATCGTACATGCAAAGTCAGGCGTGGAGCGCTTGTCGCGGATGAACAAGAACCTGCTGCTACTGGCAAAGCTGGAGAACAATGCCTTTACCGAGAAACAGGAGCTCGACTTTCGCCAGGTGGTGATAGGGCAGGCAGAGCAGATGGAGGAGCTCTTTACGCTGCGCGAGCTCCAGCTGTCGCTCAACTGCGAGCCGGTTACCGTAAGGGCCAACCTCTTTCTGGTGGAAACACTGGTATCGAACCTGCTGGCGAACGCCCTGCGCTACACCCCGCAGCATGGCAGCGTGGAGATGGAGCTAAACGCCACAGCGTTCACGGTGCGGAACTCCGGGCCGGAGGCAAAACTGCCCCAGGAGCAATTGTTCAAGCGCTTTAAAAAGGGAGAGCAAAACAGTGCATCGAACGGGCTCGGCCTGGCCATTGTGCAGGAGATAGGCAAGGCGCACGGCTGGCAGGTAACTTACACGTACCAGCAAGCGCAGCACCGGTTTTCCGTTCGCTTTTAG
- a CDS encoding response regulator transcription factor: protein MKLLLVEDEPALLEEMEHYMSENGFRCEKASTYAAAEDKVGAYAYDVLVLDITLPGGNGLQLLEKLKALHPETGVVIVSAKNSLDDKLTGFHLGADDYLTKPFHMEELNARVNALIRRKDFRGSSVLSFAGLQIDTQAKEVMVQDAKLPLTKKEYELLVYFVINKNRLLSQQSIAEHLWGDNYDMADNYNFVYMHIKNLRRKLVSALGHDYITTVYGMGYKWTNTP from the coding sequence ATGAAGTTACTTTTAGTTGAGGATGAGCCTGCTTTGCTGGAGGAGATGGAACATTATATGTCGGAAAACGGCTTTCGGTGTGAAAAGGCATCCACCTATGCAGCTGCAGAAGATAAGGTAGGCGCGTATGCGTACGATGTGCTGGTGCTGGACATAACCCTGCCCGGCGGGAACGGTCTGCAACTGCTCGAAAAGCTGAAGGCGCTGCACCCCGAAACAGGCGTTGTTATCGTATCGGCCAAAAACTCGCTCGATGATAAACTGACGGGCTTTCACCTGGGCGCAGACGACTACCTGACCAAGCCCTTTCATATGGAGGAGCTGAATGCCCGTGTAAATGCCCTTATCCGCCGGAAGGACTTTAGAGGGAGCTCTGTGCTTTCTTTTGCCGGGCTACAGATCGATACCCAGGCAAAGGAGGTGATGGTGCAGGATGCCAAGTTGCCGCTCACCAAAAAAGAGTACGAGCTGCTCGTATACTTCGTCATCAACAAAAACCGCCTGCTAAGCCAGCAGTCTATCGCCGAGCACCTCTGGGGAGATAACTACGACATGGCGGACAACTACAACTTTGTGTACATGCACATCAAGAACCTGCGCCGGAAGCTGGTGAGCGCCCTGGGGCACGACTACATTACCACCGTGTACGGGATGGGGTATAAATGGACGAACACCCCGTGA
- a CDS encoding NAD-dependent epimerase/dehydratase family protein, translating into MNAKLHILVTGSAGFIGHHLMLALQQSGHTTVGLDSLNSYYDPQLKYSRLAQQGFSENCIQPKALVRSTKAPGSSFVQLDLADAQALQHLFAEQAFDVVINLAAQAGVRHSIDHPEEYVASNLVGFANLLECARRHHIKHLLFASSSSVYGLNKEIPFQTSQNTDAPISFYAATKKANEVMAHSYAHLYGIPTTGLRFFTVYGPWGRPDMAYYIFSRAIVEGKPIRIFNHGDMLRDFTYVDDVVESIVQLLGRAPDAAPVPYKLYNIGNNQPEQLLEAVAILERLLHRKAKLDLQPMQPGDVQATYADVDELMQVTGFRPSTSLEEGLSRFISWFKEYHQVEDARPLEAASKYSG; encoded by the coding sequence ATGAATGCAAAGCTACACATACTCGTGACAGGAAGTGCCGGCTTTATCGGGCACCACCTCATGCTGGCCTTACAGCAGAGCGGCCACACAACCGTGGGGCTCGACTCCTTAAACAGCTATTACGACCCGCAGCTCAAGTATAGCCGCTTAGCGCAGCAGGGCTTTTCAGAGAACTGTATACAGCCCAAGGCCTTGGTTAGGAGCACCAAAGCACCCGGTTCTTCCTTTGTACAGCTAGACCTTGCCGACGCACAGGCCCTTCAGCACCTTTTTGCTGAGCAGGCTTTTGACGTGGTCATCAACCTGGCGGCCCAGGCTGGTGTAAGGCATAGCATCGACCACCCCGAAGAGTACGTTGCCAGCAACCTGGTTGGTTTTGCGAACCTGCTGGAGTGCGCGCGCCGCCACCACATCAAGCACCTGCTGTTTGCCTCCTCCAGCTCGGTGTATGGCTTAAACAAGGAAATCCCCTTCCAAACCAGCCAAAACACCGATGCCCCGATCTCGTTTTATGCGGCCACGAAAAAGGCCAACGAGGTAATGGCACACAGCTACGCGCACCTTTACGGCATCCCCACCACAGGGCTCCGCTTTTTTACCGTGTACGGCCCCTGGGGGCGCCCGGACATGGCGTACTATATTTTCTCCAGGGCCATTGTGGAGGGCAAGCCAATCCGTATATTTAACCATGGCGATATGCTGCGCGACTTCACATATGTGGATGATGTGGTGGAGAGCATTGTGCAGCTGCTGGGGCGCGCACCGGACGCAGCCCCTGTTCCTTACAAGCTCTATAACATCGGCAACAACCAGCCGGAGCAGCTGCTGGAGGCCGTGGCGATACTGGAGCGCCTTCTGCACCGCAAAGCAAAGCTGGACCTGCAGCCAATGCAGCCCGGCGATGTACAGGCCACTTACGCCGATGTGGATGAGCTGATGCAGGTGACGGGCTTCAGGCCCAGCACTTCCCTGGAAGAGGGCCTCTCCAGGTTTATCAGCTGGTTTAAGGAGTATCACCAGGTAGAGGACGCAAGGCCCCTGGAGGCCGCCTCTAAGTATAGCGGCTGA
- a CDS encoding phosphatase PAP2 family protein, which yields MKQRISKTFLRLLALFSLEVLALCAAFFVCLLLFLLMAYLVFSARDNTLDAALFALADRLASPGMTLAMKRVSFFASAGFLLVAPPLVVLVLSFFPSWRWLALKLLLVTFSTSVLNQLMKRYFERPRPAFAMLHQSGLSFPSGHAMIGAAFYGLLIYMVWQKAPVMAWRWTLTLLLTLLVLLIGFSRIYLKVHYATDVLAGYATGTGWLLVSVTVMRRLEKAYFSRYT from the coding sequence ATGAAGCAACGCATCTCCAAAACTTTCCTGCGCCTGCTGGCTCTATTCTCGCTAGAGGTGCTGGCACTTTGTGCGGCGTTTTTCGTTTGCCTGCTGCTTTTTTTGCTGATGGCTTACCTCGTGTTCTCCGCCCGCGACAATACCCTGGATGCGGCGCTCTTTGCCCTGGCCGACCGGCTTGCGTCGCCGGGGATGACACTGGCCATGAAGCGCGTCTCCTTCTTTGCCTCGGCAGGTTTTCTGCTGGTGGCACCGCCGCTGGTGGTGCTGGTGCTGAGCTTTTTCCCCTCCTGGCGCTGGCTGGCCCTGAAACTGCTGCTGGTCACCTTCTCCACCTCTGTGCTTAACCAGCTGATGAAGCGGTACTTTGAGCGGCCTCGCCCGGCATTTGCCATGTTGCACCAGTCGGGCCTGAGCTTTCCGAGCGGGCATGCCATGATCGGTGCGGCTTTCTACGGCCTGCTGATCTACATGGTGTGGCAGAAAGCGCCGGTTATGGCCTGGCGCTGGACTCTTACGCTTTTGCTCACGCTGCTCGTGTTGCTCATCGGCTTTAGCCGCATCTACCTAAAAGTGCATTACGCTACCGATGTCTTGGCCGGTTATGCCACGGGCACTGGCTGGCTGCTGGTGTCGGTAACGGTTATGCGGCGGCTGGAGAAAGCGTACTTCAGCCGCTATACTTAG
- a CDS encoding glycosyltransferase: protein MLDKAFQSVSLTVLVPVYNEEGCLQRFRESMDAFLAQSPVPTQVLFVNDGSTDDSLRQIREICQGSVGYSYISLDRNHGLSTAIKAGIDYCQTSHIGYIDSDLQTSPLDFMLLLEHVPQHAMVIGIRAKRKDTFIKKISSKIANGFRRYMINDGIVDTGCPLKIMDAAYAKRVPFFDGMHRFLPALIQLQGGKVKQLPVQHFERFAGYSKYHLFNRLWGPLNDTFAFRWMRKRYINYGIAEEFENQPVANGHI, encoded by the coding sequence ATGCTTGATAAAGCTTTTCAGTCAGTTTCCCTTACGGTACTTGTGCCGGTATATAACGAAGAAGGCTGCCTGCAGCGTTTCCGCGAGTCTATGGATGCCTTCCTGGCGCAGTCGCCGGTGCCTACGCAGGTGCTGTTCGTTAACGACGGCTCCACCGACGACAGCCTGCGCCAGATACGCGAGATCTGCCAGGGCAGCGTCGGCTACAGCTATATTTCCCTGGACCGCAACCACGGCCTGAGCACCGCCATCAAGGCCGGTATCGACTATTGCCAGACCAGCCATATCGGCTATATCGACTCCGACCTGCAGACGTCCCCGCTGGACTTCATGCTGCTGCTGGAGCATGTGCCGCAGCATGCCATGGTGATCGGCATCCGGGCCAAGCGCAAAGACACGTTTATCAAGAAGATCTCCTCTAAAATAGCCAACGGCTTCCGCCGCTACATGATCAACGACGGCATTGTGGACACAGGTTGCCCGCTCAAGATCATGGACGCCGCCTATGCCAAGCGCGTGCCTTTCTTCGACGGGATGCACCGCTTCCTGCCGGCCCTGATCCAGCTGCAGGGTGGTAAGGTGAAGCAGCTGCCGGTGCAGCACTTTGAGCGCTTTGCAGGTTACTCCAAGTACCACCTGTTCAACCGCCTGTGGGGGCCGCTAAACGATACGTTTGCCTTCCGGTGGATGCGCAAGCGCTACATTAACTACGGCATAGCCGAAGAATTCGAAAACCAGCCCGTAGCCAATGGACATATCTGA